The sequence below is a genomic window from Variovorax paradoxus B4.
GCTCGCCCGACACTGACGGTCACCGTCGCCAAGGCCGAGCCCACCGAGCTCGCGCTCACGCTCGCGGCCAACGGCAACGTGGCGGCCTGGCAGGAGGCCAGCGTGGGCTCCGAATCCAGCGGCCTCAAGCTCGCCGAAGTGCGCGTGAACGTGGGCGACGAGGTGAAGAAGGGCCAGCTGCTCGCCGTGTTCTCGCCCGAGACGGTGCGCGCGGACATCGCGCAATCGCGCGCCTCGCTCGCCGAGGCGAGGGCCACTGCGGCCGACGCCGCGGGCAACGCGGCACGCGCCCGCACGCTGCAGGCCACCGGCGCATTGAGCCAGCAGCAGATCAACCAGTACCAGACGGCCGAGCAGACCGCCAAGGCGCGCGTCGAAGCTGCCGAGGCCGTGCTGGCAGCGCAGGAAGTGCGCGGCCGCAACACGCAGGTGCTGGCGCCCGACGACGGGGTGATCTCTTCGCGCACCGCCACCGTCGGCAGCGTGGTGGCCGCCGGCACCGAGCTGTTCCGGCTGATCCGCCAGGGCCGGCTCGAATGGCGCGCCGAAGTCACCTCGGCCGAGCTCAGCCGCATTGCGGTGGGCACCACGGCCTTCGTGGTGAGCGCGAGCGGCGCCCAGGTGCGCGGCAAGGTGCGCAGCATCGCACCCACGGTCGATCCGCAAACCCGTGCGGCGCTGGTCTATGTCGACCTGCCCAACGTGCAGCAGAACACCGGCATCAAGGCCGGCATGTTCGCGCGCGGCGATTTCGAACTCGGACGCAGCTCGGCACCCACCGTGCCGCAGAGCTCCATCGTTCCGCGCGACGGCTTCAACAACGTCTTCATGCTGCTGCCCGACAACCGCGTGGCACAGCTCAAGGTACAGACCGGCCGCCGCGTCGGCGAGCGGGTGGAGATCACCAATGCGCTGCCCGAGGGCGCGCAGATCGTGGTGCAAGGCGCCGGCTTCCTGAACGACGGCGACCTGGTTCGCGTCGTGGCCGCGGCTGCGCCCGCGGGCGCCGGGGCCCAGCCCGCCGCAGCGCCCGCCGCAGGCGGCCAGGGCACCGGCGAAACGAGGGCACGCCCATGAACGTTTCCGCCTGGTCCATCCGCAACCCGATTCCGGCGGTGATGCTGTTCGTGCTGCTCAGCTTCGGCGGGCTGCTGTCGTTCAACGCCATGAAGGTGCAGAACTTTCCGGACATCGACCTGCCGACCGTGACGGTCTCGGCATCGCTGCCCGGCGCCGCGCCTTCGCAGCTCGAGACCGACGTCGCGCGCAAGCTCGAGAACTCCATTGCCACGGTGCAGGGCCTCAAGCACATCACCACCAAGGTGCAGGACGGCGCGGCCACGCTGATCGTCGAGTTCCGCCTCGAGAAGCCGGTGCAGGAAGCCGTGGACGACGTGCGCTCCGCAGTGCAGCGCGTGCGCGCCGACCTGCCGGCCGACGTGCGCGACCCGGTGGTCACCAAGCTCGACTTCGCGGCCCAGCCGGTGCTGGCCTTCACAATCGCCTCGTCGCGCATGGATGGCGAGGCGCTGAGCTGGTTCGTGGACAACGACATCACCAAGAAGCTGCTTGCGCTGCCCGGCGTGGGCGCGGTGAACCGCGTGGGCGGCGTCACGCGCCAGGTGCACGTCGATCTCGATCCGGCCAAGCTGCAGGCGCTGGGCGCCTCGGCGGCCGACATCTCGCGCCAGCTGCGCCAGGTGCAGACCGAAAGCGCAGGTGGCCGCATCGACCTGGGCGGCAGCGAGCAGCCGGTGCGCACCATGGCCACCGTGCAGTCGGCCGACCAGCTGGCGGACATGCAGATCGCCCTTTCCGACGGCCGCCGCATCCGGCTCGACCAGGTGGCGCGCATCAGCGACACCATCGCCGAGCCACGCGCCGCAGCGCTGCTCAACGGCAAGCCGGTGGTCGGCTTCGAAGTGGCGCGCAGCCGCGGCGCGAGCGAGGTCGAGGTGGGCCGTGCGATCCAGAAGGCGCTGGCCGAGCTGCGCGCGCAGCGTCCCGACATCGAGCTGACCGAGGCCTTCAACTTCGTCGATCCGGTGGAAGAAGAGTACGACGGCTCGCTGCACCTGCTGTACGAGGGCGCGATCCTGGCCGTGATCGTGGTGTGGCTGTTCCTGCGCGACTGGCGCGCCACCTTCGTCTCGGCCGTGGCGCTGCCCATGTCGGTGATCCCGGCCTTCATCGGCATGCACCTGCTGGGCTTTTCGGTCAACGTGATCTCGCTGCTGGCGCTCTCGCTGGTGGTGGGCATATTGGTGGACGACGCCATCGTGGAGGTGGAGAACATCGTGCGCCACCTGCGCATGGGCAAGTCGCCCTACGAGGCGGCCATGGAGGCGGCCGACGAGATCGGGCTGGCGGTGATCGCCACCACCTTCACACTGATCGCGGTGTTCCTGCCCACCGCCTTCATGAGTGGTGTAGCCGGCAAGTTCTTCAAGCAGTTCGGCTGGACGGCCTCGCTGGCGGTGTTCGCGTCGCTGGTGGTGGCGCGGGTGCTCACGCCGATGATGGCGGCCTACATCCTGAAGCCGGTGGTCGGTGCCGAAAAGGAGCCGCGCTGGCTCACGGCCTACATGCGCGCCGTGGAGTGGAGCACGCACCATCGCTTCAAGACGATGGTGCTCGCCACCCTCTTCTTCTTCGGCTCGCTGGCGATGATCCCGCTGCTGAAGACCGGTTTCATTCCGCCGGATGACAACTCGCAAACGCAGATCTATCTCTCGCTCGCACCCGGCTCCACGCTCGCACAGACCACCGCGGCCGCGGAGGAAACCCGCCACCGCGTGATGCAGATCAAGCATGTGAGAAGCGTCTACACCACGGTGGCCGGCGGCAGCGCGGGCGGCGACCCGTTCGCTAACTTCGGCACGCCCGAGACGCGCAAGGCCACGCTCACCATCAAGCTCGACGAGCGCGGCGACCGTCCGCGCAAGCAGGTGATCGAGAACCAGATCCGCGCCGCGCTCGAAACGCTGCCCGGCGTGCGCAGCACCGTGGGCCTGGGCGGCTCGGGTGAAAAGTACATCCTCGCGCTCACGGGTGAAGACCCCGCCGCGCTGGCCAGCGCGGCCAGCGCGGTCGAGAAAGACCTGCGCACGGTGCCCGGCCTCGGCAACATCACTTCCACCGCGAGCCTGATCCGACCCGAGATCGCCGTGCGCCCCGACTTCGCGCGCGCCGCCGACCTGGGCGTGACCAGCTCGGCCATCGCCGAAACGCTGCGCGTGGCCACGCTGGGCGACTACGACCAGGCGCTGGCCAAGCTCAACCTGGCGCAGCGGCAGGTGCCCATCGTGGTGAAGCTCGAGGATTCGGCACGGCAGAACCTCGAGCTGCTCGGCCGCCTCTCGGTGCCCGGCGCGCGCGGCCCGGTCATGCTGAGCCAGGTGGCCTCGCTGACGATGGAAGGCGGCCCGGCCGTCATCGACCGCTACGACCGCTCGCGCAACGTCAACTTCGAGATCGAGCTCTCCGGCGTGGGCCTGGGCGATGCCAAGGCCGCAGTCACGGCGCTGCCATCGATCCAGAAGCTGCCGCCCGGCGTGCGCGTGACCGAGGTGGGCGATGCGGAAGTGATGACCGAGCTGTTCGCGAGCTTCGGCCTCGCGATGCTCACGGGCGTGCTGTGCATCTACATCGTGCTGGTGCTGCTGTTCAAGGACTTCCTGCATCCGGTGACGATCCTCTGCGCACTGCCGCTGGCGCTCGGCGGCGCCTTCGTCGGCCTCTTGATCGGGCAGAAGGCGCTGTCGATGCCGTCGCTGATCGGCCTGATCATGCTGATGGGCATCGCCACCAAGAACTCGATCCTGCTGGTGGAATACGCCATCGTGGCGCGCCGCGACCACGGCATGAGCCGCTGGGACGCCCTGCGCGACGCCTGCCACAAGCGGGCGCGGCCCATCATCATGACCACGCTCGCGATGGGCGCCGGCATGCTGCCGATTGCCGTGGGCTTCGGCACCGCCGATTCGAGCTTCCGCTCGCCGATGGCAATGGCGGTGATCGGCGGGCTGATCACGTCCACCGTGCTGAGCCTGCTGGTGGTGCCGGCGGTGTTCACGTACGTGGACGACATCGAGCACTGGATACGGCGCACCGTGCGCAAGCTGCGCGGGCAGCCGGCCGATCCGCACATCGACGACGACCTGGTCGAGACACCGCCCCGCCCCGCGGCCTGAGCGGCTGCGATTCCCTCCTCCACTCCCTCCTCCTCGCCATGGGCGGGAGGAGGGATCGAGCGGCAAAGGGGCTGCCCGTTCGGCCAGAGGAATAGGCTGCATGGCGGATTCCGCCGAAGGGCGCCGCTTCGAATAATCCGGTGCCTGTACACACACAAGGCACCGGCATTGCGCGGCGAGACCCCATGATTCGACCCACCCTGCGATTCGGCTCACAAGGCGCCGACGTCTCGCTTCTGCAATCGGCCCTGAACCAGTGGGTGGCCTCCAGGCTTCCGCAGCTGGTGGCCGACGGGCAGTTCGGATCCAAGACCACTTCCAAGGTCAAGGAATACCAGGGTTTCTGCAAGCTGGTGCCCGATGCCATCGTCGGGCCGAAGACCTGGGGCATGCTCGAAACGCTGATCGCCCAGGTCATCGGCATGGTCACGCCGCCGCCCGGCGGCAAACCGGCATCGGCGCTGGGCGACAGCGCGGTTGCAGCAGCGGAGGCGGCGCTACTCCGATGGGGATGGACGACCTCGTCCCAGCCCAGCCCGAACATCGAGCGCATTGCCGCGGCGCTGTGCGCAAATCCGGCGAGCCCGCAGCGTCCGCGCCAGGGCGGCATGGGCCTGCAGAAAATCTTCCAGGATGCGAACGCCGCCGGCGCCTACATCGGCCGCTGCCCCACCATCAGCGCGACGGCCGTGTCGAAATGGCAGGAAATGGACGCCGGCAATTGGCGCAACGCCAACGACCTGTGCGCATGGTGCGGCATCTTCTGCATCTACGTGTACCGCACGGCCGGCGTCCATGTGCCGGGCGGCTGGGCCCAGCACAGCAAGAACGTGTTCGACAGCACGGTGTTCCGGCGGATCACCGACTATTCGGCCGTGTTTCCGGGCTGCATCGGGGTGGTGAGCGGCATCGCCCCGGGTGGACGCAACCACCACTTCATCGTCACTTCGAACGGCAACGACCGGATGGAGAGCATCGACGGCAACGCCTTCGGCCCCGACCGCAACGACAAGAGCAAGGGCAACAAGAGCGTGATCGCGCGCAACGAGTACAGCTACGCCTCGCTCAGGCAGGAGACGGCGTACTTCCTCGCGCCCGTGTCGGCGGCTTGAAAAGAAGAAAAATGCCGCGGGGCCAGCAAGACACCGCGGCATTCCGGGAAGAAGGAAGAAGACGATTCGCGCAAGGGCTCAGGCCGCCAGCCTCGCCAGCTTGCGTTCGCTCATGCGCTTGGCAACGCGCGGCAGCACCAGCACAGCCACGATGACGACCACCAGCGTGATGGACATCGGCCGCTGGAAGAACACCACCGCACTGCCCTCGCCGATGGACATGGCGTTGCGCAGCTGCGCTTCGGCCAGCGGCCCGAGGATCATGCCCACCACCACGGGTGCGGTCGGGAAGTCGAAGCGCCGCATCGCCACGCCGAGCAGGCCGATGCCGTAGAGCAGGAACAGGTCGAATGCGCTCTGGCGCATGCCGTAGGCCCCCACCGTCGCAAAGATCAGGATGCCTGCATAGAGCTGCGGCTTGGGAATCTTCAGCAGCTTGACCCACAGGCCCACCATCGGCAGGTTCAGCACCAGCAGCATCACGTTGCCGATGTAGAGCGAGGCAATCAGCGCCCACACCAGCGCAGCCGATGTGGTGAACAGCTGCGGCCCCGGCTGGATGCCGTAGTTCTGGAACGCGCCCAGCAGGATGGCGGTGGTGTTCGACGTGGGAATGCCGAGCGTGAGCAGCGGAATCAGCGCCGCCGTCACCGTGGCGTTGTTGGCGGCTTCGGGGCCGGCCACGCCTTCGATGGCGCCGGTGGTACCGAACTCGGCCTTGTCTTGCGGGTCCTTGGCCAGCTTCTTTTCCATCGCATAGCTCAGGAAAGTCGGAATCTCGGTGCCGCCCGCGGGAATGCAGCCGAACGGCGTACCGATGGCGGTGCCGCGCAACCACGCCGGAATGGAACGCTTCCAGTCGCGCTTGCTCATGTGCACTCGGCTCAGCTTGTTCTGGGCCTCCACCACCTTGCCCTCGTAGAGCACGGCGTACAGGACTTCGGCCACGGCAAACAGCCCCACCGCCACCAGCACGATCTCGATGCCGTCGAGCAGTTCGGGCACACCGCCGGTGTAGCGGCCCTGGCCGGAGATCTGGTCCAGCCCGACGCAGCCGGCCGCCAGGCCGATGAACAGTGCCGTCATGCCGCGCAGCGTGCTCTTGCCGAGCACCGCGCTCACCGTGGTGAAGGCCAGCAGCATCAGCAGGAAATACTCGGGCGGCCCGAGCTTCACCGCGAACTCGGCCACGAAGGGTGCGAACAGCGTGACGATGACGGTGGCGATGGTGCCGGCCACGAAGGACCCGATGGCGGCAGTGGCGAGCGCAGCGCCCGCCCTGCCGCTCTTGGCCATCTTGTTGCCTTCCATTGCCGTGACCATGCTGGCCGTTTCACCCGGCGTGTTGAGCAGGATCGACGTGGTCGAGCCGCCGTACATGGCGCCATAGTAGATGCCCGAGAAGAAGATCATCGAGGCCGTGATGTCGACCTTGCCGGTAATGGGCAGCAGCATGGCCACCGCCACGGCCGGGCCGATGCCCGGCAGCACGCCGACGGCTGTACCCAGGGCGCAGCCCACCAGGCACCAGAGCAGGTTGACGGGGGTGATCGCCGCGGCGAAACCCGTCATGAGTGCGTTGAAGATGTCCATGTCAGAGCCATCCCGACGTTGTGAGGCCCGGCAGGTTGATGGCCAGGAACTTGGTGAACATCCAGAACACAGGGGCGGCGATGAGCGCACCGGTCAGGAAGTCGATGGCCCACGTGCGCGGCAGGTTGGCCGAGGGCTGGCCGCTCGCGCGGCGCAAGCCCTGCACCGCCAGCACGTAGCACAGCGTGCAGCTCAGGACGAAGCCAAGCTGGACGATGAGCGCCGCGTTGAGCAGCAGGCCCGCCGATACCCAGACGAAGCCCGGCCAGTAGGCATGCTCGGCGCCCGAAGGTGCATCGAGCTCGCGAAAGCCGCCGGTGCGTGCTTCCCAGAGGATCCAGCCGCCGCACAGCGTGAGCACGCCCGACACCAGCCAGGGCAGGAAGTTGGGTCCGACGCCGCCGTAGCCGGCTTCGGAAGAAATGCCGATGGCGCCGAAAGCCAGCGCCAGGCCGGTCAGCAGCACGCCGGCGCCGACCAGGGTTTGCGGCCACACGGCCGCAGGTTGCGGCGAGACCGAGGATTCTGGAATTGTCATTTTTTGTTCCCGCAGTCAGGGAAAGAAAGGCCCGCGTTCAAAGCCCTCATTCTTCGAAAAAGCCCCGTCCCCTTCCAGGAACACCGAGGAACCGGCTCCGCCGGGCCTCTGGTGTTGCCCCCGGTAGGGGGCGTAACGACACGAAGTGCGCGAAGACTGGGGGCGAGCCAAATTCAGATCATCCCGGACTTGGCCATGATGGCGCGCAGGCTCGCGAAGTCGTCGTCGACGAACCTGGCAAAGGCCTCGCCCGAAAGCACGGCCGGCGTCCAGTCGTTCTTCTTGAGCGATTCGGCCCACGACGGACTCTTGAGGGCGGCCAGCACCATGTCGGTCAGCGCCTTGCGCTGCTCGGCGCTGATGCCTGGGGCGCCATACACGCCGCGCCAGTTGCCGATCTCCACGTCGATGCCCTGCTCCTTGAGCGTGGGCACGTTGATGCCGGGCAGGCGCTGGGCCGACGTGACCGCAATGGCCTTCATCTTGCCGGCGGCGATGTACTCGGCAAATTCGCTGTAGCCGCTGCCGCCGATGGTGACGTTGCCGCCCAGGATGGCGGCCGTGGCCTCGCCGCCTCCGCGGAAGGCCACGTAGTTGATCTTCGACGGATCGGCGCCGACCTTCTGCGCGATCATGGCCGCGGCAATGTGCTCGGTGGAGCCGCGCGAACCGCCGCCCCACTTGACGCTGCCCGGGTCCTTCTTGAGCTGCTCGACCACGTCCTTCATGGTCTTGAACGGCGAATTGGCCGGCAGCACGAACACGTTGTATTCGGTGGTCATGCGCGCAATCGGCGTGGCCTGCGAGAGATTGACCGGCGGCTTGCCGGTGATGATGCCGCCGAGCATGACGGAGCCCATCACCATGAGCGCGTTCGGATCGCCCTTGGAGCCGTTCACGAACTGGGCCAGGCCCAGTGCGCCAGCGGCGCCGCCCTTGTTGTCGTAGGTGACCGTGTCGGCCAGCTTGGCTTCGGTCAGGGCCTTGCCCAGCGCGCGGCCCGTGGTATCCCAGCCGCCGCCCGGGTTGGCTGGAACCATCATCTTGACGTTGGCTGCGGCGCGCGCCGACAACGGCAGGGCTCCGGCGGCGGCCAGCGCGGCCAATGACTTCAAAAAGGTGTCGCGACGCATCGTTGTCTCCTGAGAACTAAAGAAAACCTGACTTGGACCTGAGCCGCTATCATGCGCCGCCCCGCTGTCAGTTGGCTGTCCACCGGACTGGGGAAAACACCGAAGTACCATTCCCCACCACACCCCCATGAAGCTGCTGCTGGTCGAAGACGATCCCTCGATGCAGGTCACCCTGCAGCGCGCCCTCGCCCGCAGCAAGATCGACGTGCGCGTCTGCGGCGACGGCGCCCTGGCCGTCGAGCAATGGCGCGCCCTGGAGCCCGACGTGGTGGCGCTCGACCTGAGCCTGCCCAACCTCGACGGCCTGCAGGTGCTGGCCCAGGCGCGCGCCGCGGGGCTGCGCACGCCCGTGCTGCTGCTCACTGCCCGCGGCACGGTCGGCGACCGCATCATGGGCCTGAATGCCGGCGCCGACGACTACCTGCCCAAGCCCTTCGATCTCGACGAACTGGAAGCGCGCATCCGGGCGCTGCGCCGGCGCCACCAGAACGCCGGCGCCGACGTGGTCCTGAATCCCCAGGAGGTGGGCGGGCTGCGCTTCGAACCCGAAAGCGGCGCCATCTATCACCGAAGCGGCATCCTGGAACTCACGCCGCGCGAACTGGCGCTGCTCAAGGCGCTGATGATGAAGCCCGGCCATGCGGTGAGCAAGGAGCGGCTCTTCGAACTCGTGTTTCCGGGCGAAACCGATGTGCAGTACGAGGCCATCGAAGTGGTGGTGTATCGCCTGCGCAAGAAGCTCGCGGGCACCGGCGCGGCCTTGATGACCCTGCGCGGGCTGGGCTACCTGTTGCGCGCGGAGCCATGAAGACCGCCTTGTCGCTGCGCGCGAGGCTGCTGTTAGGCATTCTCGCGCCGGTGGCGCTGTTCATCGTGATCAACAGCGTGAGCCTGTACCGGCAAAGCCTGGCCGCGGCCACCACGGCCTACGACCGCACCCTGCTCGCATCGGCCAAGACCATCGGCGAACAGCTCGACGTGGAAGGCTACGACGAGAAGGCGCGGCTGCGCGCCGTCGTGCCCTATTCCGCGCTCGAGGCCTTCGAGGCCGACAACCGCAGCCGCCTCTTCTATCGCGTTTCCGCGCTCGACGGCGAGATGGTCTCGGGCTTTGCCGAACTGCCGTTCTGGCGCGGCCGCATCCCCGACCGCGGGGCCTATTCGGCCCTGGTCGACTTCTACGACGCGCGTTTTCGCAACCAGCCGGTGCGGGTGGCGGTATTGCTGCAGCCCGTGGCCAGCGCCCACGGCCGCGGCATGGCCGTGGTGCAGGTGGCCGAAACCCTCGAGTTGCGCGAAACGCTGGTGCGCAAGCTGCTCGTCGACATGCTGTGGCGCCAGCTGCTGCTGATGGGCGTGATCGCGCTGGTGACCGTGCTGGTGGTGCAGCGCGCCACGCGGCCGGTCAGGGAGCTCGGCGAAGCCATCGAGAAGCGCGCGGCCGACGACTTCTCCCCCATCGACGCGCCCGATGCGCCGCGCGAGTTGCGCCCGCTGGTCGATGCCACCACCGAGGTCATGGGCCGGCTGCAGCGCCTGCTCGACCACCAGAAGCGCTTCGTGCGCGACAGTGCCCATCAGTTGCGCACGCCGCTGGCGGTGCTCAAGGCGCAGGTGCAGTCGGCGCGCCGCGGCGACGTGCCGCCCGAGCAGGCGCTGGGCGAAATCAGCCAGACCGTGGAGCGCGCCACCACGCTCGCCAACCAGATGCTGTCGCTTGCCAAGGTCGAGCAGCTGCGCCAGCAGCCGGAGTCGGTGCCGCTGGAGCTCGGCGAGGTGGTGCGCCAGATTGCGCTGGACCTGTCGCCGCTGATCGCCGACAAGGCGCTCGACTTCGAACTGGCCATCGACCAGCCGGTCGTGGTGCGCGCGCACCAATGGATGCTGCAGGAACTCACGCGCAACCTGCTGCACAACGCCATCAAGCAAAGCCCGCGCGGCGGCGCCCTTTCGGTGATGGTGCGCCGCGACGGCCAGGACGCCGTGCTGACGGTGCGCGACGAGGGGCCGGGCATTCCGGCCGAACTCCGCCAGCGCCTGTTCGCGCCCTTCTCCGCCGGCGACACGGCCAGCGGCTCGGGGCTGGGCCTGGCCATCTGCCGCGAGATCGTGTTTGCCCTCGGCGGACGCATCACCCTGGACAACCGCAGCACGCAGGAAAATTCCGCACAGGCGGTCGGCCTCGATGCTGTCGTGCGGCTGCCTGTCTACCACCACAATTCCTGAACATATGGATCGTCTGCGCATCGACAAATGGCTCTGGGCCGCCCGCTTCTTCAAGACGCACTCCCTGGCTGCGGATGAAATCGGCAAGAACCGGGTGCAGGTCAACGGCGACATCGCCAAGGCCTCGCGCGAGGTCAAGCCCGGGGACACCGTTGCCATCCGCCTCGGCGCCCTGACGCGAACGGTCACGGTGCGCGGCCTGAGCGGCCAGCGCGGGCCCGCACCGGTGGCGCAGCAGCTTTATCAGGAAACGCCGGAAAGCATTGCCGCGCAGGCGGAAATGCGCGAGCAGCGCCGCATGGGCAGCGAGCCGGCCCTGGCCATCGAGCAGGGCCGCCCCACCAAGCGC
It includes:
- a CDS encoding efflux RND transporter periplasmic adaptor subunit; the protein is MKRIKRSTLAIALLALVVIAAAAVWLTRKPANEPGTPAAAAKGKAGAPAARPTLTVTVAKAEPTELALTLAANGNVAAWQEASVGSESSGLKLAEVRVNVGDEVKKGQLLAVFSPETVRADIAQSRASLAEARATAADAAGNAARARTLQATGALSQQQINQYQTAEQTAKARVEAAEAVLAAQEVRGRNTQVLAPDDGVISSRTATVGSVVAAGTELFRLIRQGRLEWRAEVTSAELSRIAVGTTAFVVSASGAQVRGKVRSIAPTVDPQTRAALVYVDLPNVQQNTGIKAGMFARGDFELGRSSAPTVPQSSIVPRDGFNNVFMLLPDNRVAQLKVQTGRRVGERVEITNALPEGAQIVVQGAGFLNDGDLVRVVAAAAPAGAGAQPAAAPAAGGQGTGETRARP
- a CDS encoding efflux RND transporter permease subunit, with amino-acid sequence MNVSAWSIRNPIPAVMLFVLLSFGGLLSFNAMKVQNFPDIDLPTVTVSASLPGAAPSQLETDVARKLENSIATVQGLKHITTKVQDGAATLIVEFRLEKPVQEAVDDVRSAVQRVRADLPADVRDPVVTKLDFAAQPVLAFTIASSRMDGEALSWFVDNDITKKLLALPGVGAVNRVGGVTRQVHVDLDPAKLQALGASAADISRQLRQVQTESAGGRIDLGGSEQPVRTMATVQSADQLADMQIALSDGRRIRLDQVARISDTIAEPRAAALLNGKPVVGFEVARSRGASEVEVGRAIQKALAELRAQRPDIELTEAFNFVDPVEEEYDGSLHLLYEGAILAVIVVWLFLRDWRATFVSAVALPMSVIPAFIGMHLLGFSVNVISLLALSLVVGILVDDAIVEVENIVRHLRMGKSPYEAAMEAADEIGLAVIATTFTLIAVFLPTAFMSGVAGKFFKQFGWTASLAVFASLVVARVLTPMMAAYILKPVVGAEKEPRWLTAYMRAVEWSTHHRFKTMVLATLFFFGSLAMIPLLKTGFIPPDDNSQTQIYLSLAPGSTLAQTTAAAEETRHRVMQIKHVRSVYTTVAGGSAGGDPFANFGTPETRKATLTIKLDERGDRPRKQVIENQIRAALETLPGVRSTVGLGGSGEKYILALTGEDPAALASAASAVEKDLRTVPGLGNITSTASLIRPEIAVRPDFARAADLGVTSSAIAETLRVATLGDYDQALAKLNLAQRQVPIVVKLEDSARQNLELLGRLSVPGARGPVMLSQVASLTMEGGPAVIDRYDRSRNVNFEIELSGVGLGDAKAAVTALPSIQKLPPGVRVTEVGDAEVMTELFASFGLAMLTGVLCIYIVLVLLFKDFLHPVTILCALPLALGGAFVGLLIGQKALSMPSLIGLIMLMGIATKNSILLVEYAIVARRDHGMSRWDALRDACHKRARPIIMTTLAMGAGMLPIAVGFGTADSSFRSPMAMAVIGGLITSTVLSLLVVPAVFTYVDDIEHWIRRTVRKLRGQPADPHIDDDLVETPPRPAA
- a CDS encoding peptidoglycan-binding domain-containing protein, with the translated sequence MIRPTLRFGSQGADVSLLQSALNQWVASRLPQLVADGQFGSKTTSKVKEYQGFCKLVPDAIVGPKTWGMLETLIAQVIGMVTPPPGGKPASALGDSAVAAAEAALLRWGWTTSSQPSPNIERIAAALCANPASPQRPRQGGMGLQKIFQDANAAGAYIGRCPTISATAVSKWQEMDAGNWRNANDLCAWCGIFCIYVYRTAGVHVPGGWAQHSKNVFDSTVFRRITDYSAVFPGCIGVVSGIAPGGRNHHFIVTSNGNDRMESIDGNAFGPDRNDKSKGNKSVIARNEYSYASLRQETAYFLAPVSAA
- a CDS encoding tripartite tricarboxylate transporter permease, which produces MDIFNALMTGFAAAITPVNLLWCLVGCALGTAVGVLPGIGPAVAVAMLLPITGKVDITASMIFFSGIYYGAMYGGSTTSILLNTPGETASMVTAMEGNKMAKSGRAGAALATAAIGSFVAGTIATVIVTLFAPFVAEFAVKLGPPEYFLLMLLAFTTVSAVLGKSTLRGMTALFIGLAAGCVGLDQISGQGRYTGGVPELLDGIEIVLVAVGLFAVAEVLYAVLYEGKVVEAQNKLSRVHMSKRDWKRSIPAWLRGTAIGTPFGCIPAGGTEIPTFLSYAMEKKLAKDPQDKAEFGTTGAIEGVAGPEAANNATVTAALIPLLTLGIPTSNTTAILLGAFQNYGIQPGPQLFTTSAALVWALIASLYIGNVMLLVLNLPMVGLWVKLLKIPKPQLYAGILIFATVGAYGMRQSAFDLFLLYGIGLLGVAMRRFDFPTAPVVVGMILGPLAEAQLRNAMSIGEGSAVVFFQRPMSITLVVVIVAVLVLPRVAKRMSERKLARLAA
- a CDS encoding tripartite tricarboxylate transporter TctB family protein codes for the protein MTIPESSVSPQPAAVWPQTLVGAGVLLTGLALAFGAIGISSEAGYGGVGPNFLPWLVSGVLTLCGGWILWEARTGGFRELDAPSGAEHAYWPGFVWVSAGLLLNAALIVQLGFVLSCTLCYVLAVQGLRRASGQPSANLPRTWAIDFLTGALIAAPVFWMFTKFLAINLPGLTTSGWL
- a CDS encoding Bug family tripartite tricarboxylate transporter substrate binding protein is translated as MRRDTFLKSLAALAAAGALPLSARAAANVKMMVPANPGGGWDTTGRALGKALTEAKLADTVTYDNKGGAAGALGLAQFVNGSKGDPNALMVMGSVMLGGIITGKPPVNLSQATPIARMTTEYNVFVLPANSPFKTMKDVVEQLKKDPGSVKWGGGSRGSTEHIAAAMIAQKVGADPSKINYVAFRGGGEATAAILGGNVTIGGSGYSEFAEYIAAGKMKAIAVTSAQRLPGINVPTLKEQGIDVEIGNWRGVYGAPGISAEQRKALTDMVLAALKSPSWAESLKKNDWTPAVLSGEAFARFVDDDFASLRAIMAKSGMI
- a CDS encoding response regulator transcription factor — its product is MKLLLVEDDPSMQVTLQRALARSKIDVRVCGDGALAVEQWRALEPDVVALDLSLPNLDGLQVLAQARAAGLRTPVLLLTARGTVGDRIMGLNAGADDYLPKPFDLDELEARIRALRRRHQNAGADVVLNPQEVGGLRFEPESGAIYHRSGILELTPRELALLKALMMKPGHAVSKERLFELVFPGETDVQYEAIEVVVYRLRKKLAGTGAALMTLRGLGYLLRAEP
- a CDS encoding sensor histidine kinase gives rise to the protein MKTALSLRARLLLGILAPVALFIVINSVSLYRQSLAAATTAYDRTLLASAKTIGEQLDVEGYDEKARLRAVVPYSALEAFEADNRSRLFYRVSALDGEMVSGFAELPFWRGRIPDRGAYSALVDFYDARFRNQPVRVAVLLQPVASAHGRGMAVVQVAETLELRETLVRKLLVDMLWRQLLLMGVIALVTVLVVQRATRPVRELGEAIEKRAADDFSPIDAPDAPRELRPLVDATTEVMGRLQRLLDHQKRFVRDSAHQLRTPLAVLKAQVQSARRGDVPPEQALGEISQTVERATTLANQMLSLAKVEQLRQQPESVPLELGEVVRQIALDLSPLIADKALDFELAIDQPVVVRAHQWMLQELTRNLLHNAIKQSPRGGALSVMVRRDGQDAVLTVRDEGPGIPAELRQRLFAPFSAGDTASGSGLGLAICREIVFALGGRITLDNRSTQENSAQAVGLDAVVRLPVYHHNS
- a CDS encoding RNA-binding S4 domain-containing protein, which translates into the protein MDRLRIDKWLWAARFFKTHSLAADEIGKNRVQVNGDIAKASREVKPGDTVAIRLGALTRTVTVRGLSGQRGPAPVAQQLYQETPESIAAQAEMREQRRMGSEPALAIEQGRPTKRDRRELDGAARHAEWDSRWSASIDPDESER